A genomic segment from Verrucomicrobiia bacterium encodes:
- the dtd gene encoding D-aminoacyl-tRNA deacylase: protein MRAVIQRVSEASVTIDGQMKSRIGRGLLVLLAIEDADAAEDIEWLTGKVARLRVFDDAEGVMNLDVTAAQGQVLVVSQFTLFASTRKGNRPSYTRSSRPEFAVPMYEQFVKALATALGQPVQTGEFGADMKVALLNDGPVTIIIDSKLRE, encoded by the coding sequence ATGCGCGCAGTGATCCAACGGGTGAGTGAAGCGAGTGTGACCATTGATGGCCAGATGAAGAGCCGTATTGGCCGTGGGCTGCTCGTACTCCTGGCGATCGAAGACGCCGATGCTGCGGAAGACATCGAATGGCTCACCGGCAAGGTAGCGCGCTTGCGTGTGTTCGATGATGCGGAAGGAGTGATGAACCTAGACGTCACGGCGGCTCAAGGACAGGTGCTCGTCGTCAGCCAGTTCACGCTCTTCGCCAGCACGCGCAAAGGCAATCGGCCCTCCTATACTCGCTCCTCACGCCCCGAATTCGCCGTGCCCATGTATGAGCAATTTGTGAAAGCGCTGGCGACTGCTTTGGGTCAGCCAGTGCAAACCGGTGAGTTCGGCGCGGATATGAAAGTGGCACTCCTCAATGACGGACCGGTGACCATCATCATCGATTCCAAGCTGCGCGAGTAA
- a CDS encoding thioredoxin family protein, which produces MRRTILAVVVFLLGNFSLPAAHWSTDYNAALKAAQVHKRPVLINFTGSDWCGWCIRLKNEVFNTPEFDEFAKSRLVLVEVDFPNRKPQSAALQQANQALQEKYRVTGYPTLFLVDGSGKVLQQLGYMEGGPKVFIEQLLKTMPAAPPAPPKTNTVVAAHLPASKGPVDKSVYDKLALKGISGTAKPVALINNKAFTTGDSFKLHLGTASVQVTCVSISADHVMIRVDGETEPRKLVLGAK; this is translated from the coding sequence ATGCGCCGCACCATACTGGCCGTAGTCGTATTCTTGCTGGGTAATTTTTCACTACCAGCTGCTCATTGGTCTACGGACTATAACGCCGCGCTGAAGGCGGCGCAGGTCCACAAACGGCCGGTATTGATCAATTTCACCGGGTCCGACTGGTGCGGTTGGTGCATCCGGTTGAAGAACGAAGTCTTCAACACACCGGAGTTTGATGAGTTCGCCAAGAGCCGCTTGGTTTTGGTGGAGGTCGATTTCCCCAATCGCAAACCTCAGTCTGCTGCGCTGCAACAGGCCAACCAAGCCTTGCAAGAGAAATACCGCGTCACCGGCTATCCTACGCTGTTTCTGGTGGATGGATCGGGCAAGGTTCTGCAACAGCTCGGCTATATGGAAGGCGGACCGAAGGTATTCATCGAGCAATTGCTGAAAACGATGCCCGCCGCACCGCCAGCACCACCCAAGACGAACACAGTAGTCGCGGCCCACCTCCCCGCGTCCAAAGGGCCGGTGGACAAATCGGTTTATGACAAGCTGGCCTTGAAAGGGATTTCGGGTACCGCGAAACCTGTGGCGCTGATCAATAACAAGGCATTTACTACGGGGGACAGTTTCAAACTGCACTTGGGTACTGCCAGCGTGCAGGTGACCTGCGTGAGCATCTCGGCGGATCATGTGATGATCCGGGTGGATGGTGAGACGGAACCGCGCAAACTGGTGCTTGGAGCGAAGTAA
- a CDS encoding MlaD family protein, whose product MKNTLETKLGLFFALAMIAAFILFEMVGASNLFKRGYKLNGLFANVQELKVGDPVKMAGVEVGRVDKIAFEDDKVKVTMKINEGVPVKTDAKAAIKFAGLMGQNFVSINLGMAPTKFEDNGTIETLEQADLSAIMAKLDNVATGIENVTKSFSGDSIQNVLGPMTDFLKENNPKLSIILGNLQNVSTQMAEGKGTVGKLLTDESLFNDAKGAVNTLNATAEDIKVAIGEARTIVGNANRALGQAEGALTDARKVVNDINEGKGSMGKLLKDETLYNETTTAMVNLKEILVKINSGQGSVGKLVNDESFYKNVKMTLQKVEKATEGLEDTGPLSVLGTAVNSLF is encoded by the coding sequence ATGAAAAACACGCTCGAAACCAAGCTCGGCCTGTTCTTCGCCCTTGCGATGATCGCCGCCTTCATCCTGTTTGAGATGGTCGGCGCCTCCAACCTCTTCAAACGCGGCTACAAGCTGAACGGCCTTTTCGCCAACGTGCAGGAGCTGAAAGTGGGCGATCCCGTGAAGATGGCCGGCGTGGAAGTCGGTCGCGTGGATAAGATCGCCTTCGAGGACGACAAGGTGAAGGTCACCATGAAGATCAATGAAGGCGTGCCGGTGAAGACGGACGCCAAGGCCGCGATCAAGTTCGCCGGTCTCATGGGCCAGAACTTCGTCTCTATCAATCTCGGCATGGCACCGACTAAATTCGAAGACAATGGCACGATCGAGACCCTCGAGCAGGCTGACCTCAGCGCCATCATGGCCAAGCTGGATAACGTGGCCACCGGCATCGAGAACGTCACCAAGAGCTTCAGCGGTGACAGCATCCAGAACGTGCTCGGGCCGATGACGGACTTCCTGAAAGAGAACAATCCCAAGCTGAGCATCATCCTCGGCAACCTCCAGAACGTCTCCACGCAGATGGCGGAAGGCAAAGGCACCGTCGGCAAGCTCCTGACGGATGAAAGCCTCTTCAACGACGCCAAAGGCGCGGTGAACACATTGAACGCCACGGCGGAAGATATCAAAGTGGCCATCGGCGAAGCCCGCACGATTGTGGGTAACGCGAACCGCGCACTCGGTCAGGCTGAAGGCGCACTTACCGATGCACGTAAAGTCGTGAACGATATCAACGAAGGCAAAGGCTCCATGGGCAAATTGTTGAAGGATGAAACGCTTTACAACGAAACCACCACGGCCATGGTGAATCTGAAAGAGATCCTCGTGAAGATCAATTCAGGCCAAGGCTCTGTCGGCAAGCTCGTCAACGACGAGAGCTTCTACAAGAACGTGAAGATGACGCTGCAAAAGGTGGAGAAAGCCACCGAAGGCTTGGAAGACACCGGCCCGCTCAGCGTGCTGGGCACGGCGGTGAACAGCTTGTTCTAA
- a CDS encoding fumarylacetoacetate hydrolase family protein → MFKLCRYLNTKSQIRIGLVHDDNTVSDLTSAGVELMTPLLESEDLIARLTGLSKTDMPKRPLSEVKLLSPVERQEVWAAGVTYLRSKKARMDESEFSACAYDRVYDAERPEIFFKSMPEKTVPTGDDVGIRRDAKWNVPEPELALVINSRGGIVGYTIGNDMSSRDIEGENLLYLPQAKMYDRSCAVGPFVVVGVTEEIVRTWKIGVEIQRLGKTVFSGETSIDQIKRTFKELAGFLCRSQTFPHGALLLTGTGIVPNDDFTLQQKDVVRITVSGIGTLVNPVAIV, encoded by the coding sequence ATGTTCAAACTCTGCCGTTATCTGAATACGAAGTCCCAGATCCGCATCGGTCTGGTGCATGATGACAACACCGTTTCGGATCTTACCTCTGCCGGTGTGGAATTGATGACCCCTTTGCTGGAGAGCGAAGATCTGATCGCGCGTCTAACGGGCCTGTCGAAGACAGACATGCCGAAGCGCCCACTATCTGAAGTGAAGTTGCTTTCGCCTGTCGAACGCCAAGAGGTTTGGGCCGCCGGTGTCACCTATCTGCGCAGCAAGAAAGCGCGCATGGACGAATCCGAGTTCAGCGCCTGCGCATACGATCGCGTGTATGACGCCGAGCGCCCGGAAATCTTCTTCAAATCCATGCCGGAAAAGACGGTACCGACCGGTGATGACGTCGGTATCCGTCGCGATGCGAAGTGGAACGTGCCGGAGCCGGAACTGGCTCTGGTGATCAATTCGCGTGGCGGCATCGTCGGCTACACTATCGGCAATGACATGAGCTCGCGTGACATCGAGGGTGAGAACCTGCTCTATCTCCCGCAGGCCAAGATGTATGATCGCTCCTGCGCGGTCGGGCCTTTTGTCGTGGTCGGTGTCACTGAAGAAATCGTGCGCACTTGGAAGATCGGCGTGGAGATCCAGCGCCTCGGCAAAACGGTCTTCTCAGGCGAAACGTCCATTGATCAGATCAAGCGCACGTTCAAAGAGCTAGCAGGTTTCCTCTGCCGTTCACAAACATTCCCTCATGGGGCGCTGTTGCTCACGGGCACAGGCATCGTGCCGAATGATGACTTCACCCTGCAGCAAAAGGATGTGGTGCGCATCACTGTGTCCGGCATCGGAACACTTGTGAATCCGGTGGCGATCGTGTAA
- a CDS encoding PVC-type heme-binding CxxCH protein, translating to MTTRRILACALGVAALSMGSHAQNQPKPAAAAPASEQKPVIVPTEMFAVPEGLEVTVWATSPMLHNPTNIDTDEAGRIWVCEGVNYRSHAGRRPEGDRIMVLQDTDGDGKADKSHVFVQEKFLEAPLGIAVMDNKIIVSQTPSMIVYTDVNRNQVFDAGDKREVLLTGINGRNHDHSLHSVTAGPDGLWYWNSGNCGAVFTDKSGKTFRIGSPYMPNLRKEDVTFDPTKIAGSKSDDGNVWIGGFSARMKPDGTYTEIIGHNYRNSYEQSVSSLGDVFQNDNDDPPACRVSYVMEYGNAGFASRDGKRAWRADMRPGQTIQKAEWRQDDPGTMPAGDVYGGGSPTGVAFYENGALGKKWEGQGLLLTCEAGRNVVFGYVPKLSGAGFQLDRFDFLTSNKEKQFAGSDFLGGNNSVNHEMKTLFRPSDVLVGADGALYVSDWFDARVGGHADLDSTLSGTIYRIAPKGFKPKIPKYDLSTTAGQIEALKSPAVNVRNLGFTRLQEQGEKAVPAVSKVLNDSNKFIAARAIWLLAQMGPKGVAKVETLLKDKDEETRIVAYRALRRSGYDIVTLANRMVYDPSAAVRREVALSLRDQPLNQKQELLVRLAEQFDGKDRTYLEAFGTAADNQSPAIYAAVAQKLGNGKASTDWSDSLGWIAWRLGPPKAVADMKARALSASVSSDQRKRMMDGIAFIKTREAAMAMVELAQAKDFPLKGEAMWWLFNRMGNDWKEFGVAEALKKNGLYDPETVQISPVEMPPAPTTPSKLPPIKEILALKGDVAKGKTAVVVCYTCHRMGDQGTDFGPDLTQFGKQQTREVVLNAMINPSSEIAHGFDGSELIAKDGAIVHGMVLANGDPVIIKSMAGQTQTIPRSKIKSVKKLDRSLMFSADMLGLSAQDLADITAYMQSNELK from the coding sequence ATGACCACTCGCCGAATTCTCGCCTGTGCCTTGGGCGTCGCTGCGCTCAGCATGGGCTCACATGCGCAGAATCAGCCCAAGCCTGCTGCCGCTGCACCTGCATCTGAGCAAAAACCCGTCATTGTCCCCACGGAAATGTTCGCTGTGCCCGAAGGCCTCGAAGTCACCGTTTGGGCCACCTCGCCGATGCTGCACAATCCCACAAATATCGATACCGATGAAGCGGGCCGCATCTGGGTTTGCGAAGGTGTGAACTATCGCAGTCATGCGGGGCGCCGTCCGGAAGGCGATCGCATCATGGTGCTGCAAGACACGGATGGCGATGGCAAGGCGGACAAGAGCCATGTGTTCGTGCAGGAGAAATTTCTGGAAGCGCCGCTAGGCATCGCCGTGATGGATAACAAGATCATCGTCTCGCAGACGCCGAGCATGATCGTCTACACGGATGTGAACCGGAACCAGGTGTTCGATGCCGGTGACAAGCGCGAGGTGCTGCTTACGGGTATCAATGGTCGTAATCACGATCACAGCCTCCACTCCGTCACTGCTGGGCCCGATGGCTTGTGGTATTGGAATAGCGGCAACTGCGGTGCGGTGTTCACGGACAAATCCGGCAAGACCTTCCGCATCGGCAGCCCTTACATGCCGAATTTGCGGAAGGAAGACGTGACCTTCGATCCGACGAAGATCGCGGGCAGCAAGAGCGATGATGGCAACGTGTGGATCGGCGGTTTTTCCGCGCGTATGAAGCCGGACGGCACTTACACCGAGATCATCGGTCATAATTACCGCAACAGCTACGAGCAATCGGTTTCCTCGCTCGGCGATGTTTTCCAAAATGACAACGATGATCCCCCGGCGTGCCGCGTCAGCTACGTGATGGAATACGGCAACGCGGGCTTCGCCTCTCGTGATGGCAAGCGCGCCTGGCGTGCGGACATGCGCCCGGGCCAGACGATCCAAAAAGCGGAGTGGCGCCAAGATGATCCGGGTACCATGCCTGCTGGCGATGTGTATGGCGGTGGTTCCCCGACGGGTGTGGCCTTCTATGAGAACGGTGCGCTCGGTAAGAAGTGGGAAGGCCAAGGCCTCCTGCTTACTTGCGAGGCCGGTCGTAACGTGGTGTTCGGCTATGTGCCGAAGCTCTCGGGTGCGGGCTTCCAACTGGATCGCTTCGACTTCCTCACCTCAAACAAAGAGAAGCAGTTTGCTGGTTCCGACTTCCTCGGTGGCAATAACAGCGTGAACCATGAGATGAAAACGCTGTTCCGTCCGTCAGATGTGCTCGTGGGTGCGGATGGTGCGTTGTATGTGTCGGATTGGTTCGATGCCCGCGTAGGTGGTCATGCTGACTTGGATAGCACGTTGTCTGGCACGATCTATCGCATCGCGCCGAAGGGCTTCAAACCCAAGATCCCGAAGTATGACCTGAGCACGACGGCTGGCCAGATCGAAGCACTCAAGAGCCCGGCGGTGAATGTACGCAACCTCGGTTTCACACGCTTGCAAGAACAAGGCGAGAAGGCCGTGCCTGCGGTGAGCAAAGTGCTGAACGACAGCAACAAGTTCATCGCCGCCCGCGCCATCTGGCTCCTTGCGCAGATGGGACCGAAGGGTGTGGCGAAGGTGGAAACGCTCTTGAAGGACAAAGACGAAGAGACGCGCATCGTGGCTTACCGCGCGCTGCGTCGCAGTGGTTATGACATCGTCACGCTGGCCAATCGCATGGTGTATGATCCATCAGCGGCAGTGCGTCGTGAAGTAGCGTTGTCCTTGCGCGATCAACCGTTGAACCAGAAGCAGGAGTTGCTCGTGCGTTTGGCGGAGCAGTTCGATGGCAAGGACCGCACTTATCTCGAAGCGTTCGGCACGGCAGCGGACAATCAATCACCAGCAATCTACGCCGCTGTGGCGCAGAAGCTGGGCAACGGCAAGGCATCAACAGACTGGAGCGACAGCCTCGGTTGGATCGCTTGGCGCTTGGGCCCGCCCAAGGCTGTAGCGGACATGAAAGCGCGGGCGCTTTCTGCCAGCGTTTCGTCCGATCAACGCAAGCGCATGATGGATGGCATCGCATTCATCAAGACGCGTGAGGCCGCGATGGCCATGGTGGAGCTGGCACAGGCGAAGGATTTCCCGCTCAAGGGCGAGGCGATGTGGTGGCTCTTCAACCGCATGGGCAATGATTGGAAGGAATTCGGCGTGGCCGAAGCCTTGAAGAAGAACGGGCTGTATGATCCGGAGACCGTGCAGATCTCTCCGGTGGAGATGCCTCCTGCTCCAACGACTCCATCCAAGCTGCCGCCGATCAAGGAAATCTTGGCGCTCAAGGGCGACGTGGCCAAGGGCAAGACGGCGGTGGTGGTCTGCTACACCTGCCATCGTATGGGTGATCAAGGCACGGACTTCGGTCCAGACCTTACCCAGTTTGGCAAACAACAGACGCGTGAAGTGGTCTTGAACGCGATGATCAATCCGTCATCGGAGATCGCCCATGGCTTTGATGGCAGCGAACTGATCGCCAAGGATGGTGCGATCGTCCACGGCATGGTGTTGGCGAATGGTGACCCGGTCATCATCAAGTCCATGGCTGGCCAGACGCAGACGATCCCGCGCAGCAAGATCAAGAGCGTGAAGAAGCTGGACCGTTCGCTAATGTTCAGCGCAGACATGCTGGGCCTGAGCGCGCAGGATCTGGCGGACATCACGGCTTACATGCAGTCGAATGAGTTGAAGTAA
- a CDS encoding Gfo/Idh/MocA family oxidoreductase, whose translation MNRRDFITGSGAALGAAALLPHTVLAQPAGRSGKIKIGQIGTGHAHAAGKLAAIRKFPEHFELVGVVEPDPEQREKAMRDKAYQDVTWLTEEQLLNSKGLQAVAVETEVKDLLNTAEKCIAAGKHIHLDKPAGEKFSHFQKIVENARKQKLTIQMGYMLRYNPGVQLCYRAAKEGWLGRVFSIEAAMSKALDKNSREGLKRYPGGALFELGCHVLDSAIYVLGKPQKVTAFNRSSSSANDGFADNQYAVLEYPHATAVIHSALVEVGGEARRQFTVSGEQGTVEVRPLEAPKARMSLDRVQGDYKKGWQDVEMPKMGGRYDLEFLDLAAVIRGEKAFAWSYDHDLAVQETLLKASGLKVD comes from the coding sequence ATGAACCGCCGCGATTTTATCACTGGTTCGGGAGCTGCATTAGGTGCGGCGGCATTGTTGCCACACACGGTACTCGCCCAACCCGCAGGGCGATCAGGCAAAATCAAGATCGGCCAGATCGGAACGGGTCATGCGCATGCAGCGGGCAAGCTCGCGGCCATCCGAAAATTCCCGGAACACTTCGAACTCGTCGGCGTGGTAGAGCCTGATCCTGAGCAGCGTGAGAAAGCGATGCGCGACAAAGCGTATCAAGATGTCACCTGGCTTACAGAGGAGCAATTGCTCAACAGCAAAGGACTTCAAGCAGTTGCCGTGGAGACGGAAGTGAAAGACCTGCTGAACACGGCGGAGAAATGCATCGCGGCAGGTAAGCACATCCATCTCGACAAACCGGCGGGTGAAAAGTTTTCGCATTTTCAAAAGATCGTGGAGAATGCGCGCAAACAAAAGCTCACCATCCAGATGGGTTACATGCTGCGCTACAATCCGGGCGTGCAGCTCTGCTATCGCGCCGCAAAGGAAGGCTGGCTGGGACGTGTATTCTCCATTGAGGCGGCGATGAGCAAGGCGTTGGATAAAAATTCTCGCGAGGGGTTGAAGCGTTATCCAGGTGGTGCGTTGTTCGAGCTGGGCTGCCACGTGCTGGACTCGGCCATCTATGTGTTGGGCAAGCCACAAAAAGTGACCGCGTTCAACCGAAGCTCTTCCTCTGCCAACGATGGCTTCGCCGACAATCAGTATGCGGTATTGGAATATCCACACGCGACGGCGGTGATCCATAGCGCGCTCGTGGAAGTAGGCGGCGAAGCGAGGCGGCAATTCACTGTGAGCGGCGAGCAAGGCACGGTGGAAGTGCGTCCGCTGGAAGCACCGAAGGCCCGCATGTCATTGGACCGCGTGCAAGGCGATTACAAGAAGGGCTGGCAAGACGTGGAGATGCCGAAGATGGGCGGCCGCTATGATTTGGAATTTCTGGATCTGGCGGCAGTCATCCGTGGTGAGAAAGCGTTCGCGTGGAGCTATGACCACGACCTCGCGGTGCAGGAGACGTTGTTGAAGGCGAGCGGGTTGAAGGTAGACTAA
- a CDS encoding lytic transglycosylase domain-containing protein: MRKRKWLWFFLVLALVDGLFLFLWLTQKKEHRYDNEIVAAATKYGMHPALIKAVVWKESRFDADARGSAQELGLMQIREPAAMEWAEAEKRKGFEHKDLLDPKLNTLAGTWYLRKLMRRYLHTDDPLPYALADYNAGRTHVLRWNKGAASTNSAAFMTAMDYPGTKQYIIDVAERFKHYQAEFPTAQPAQR; encoded by the coding sequence ATGCGCAAGCGCAAATGGCTCTGGTTCTTCCTGGTGCTCGCGCTTGTGGACGGTCTCTTCCTATTCTTGTGGCTGACACAAAAGAAAGAGCATCGCTACGATAATGAGATCGTGGCTGCCGCGACCAAATACGGCATGCACCCGGCGCTCATCAAAGCGGTGGTTTGGAAAGAAAGCCGTTTCGATGCCGATGCACGAGGCTCCGCACAAGAGCTCGGCCTCATGCAGATCCGTGAACCTGCCGCCATGGAATGGGCGGAAGCGGAGAAGCGAAAAGGCTTCGAACACAAAGACCTCCTTGACCCAAAACTGAACACGCTCGCGGGCACCTGGTATCTGCGCAAATTGATGCGCCGTTATCTGCACACAGATGACCCGCTCCCCTATGCACTGGCAGACTACAATGCGGGTCGCACCCATGTGCTGCGCTGGAACAAAGGAGCGGCTTCAACCAACAGCGCGGCCTTCATGACTGCGATGGATTACCCCGGTACAAAGCAATACATCATCGACGTAGCGGAGCGGTTCAAACACTACCAGGCGGAATTCCCGACAGCGCAGCCGGCGCAAAGATGA
- a CDS encoding ATP-binding cassette domain-containing protein: MSQAVSNQHPSVSVEVKGLRKSFHGVEVLHGIDLQIKPREIFVIMGPSGSGKSVLLKHLIGLETPDSGDVLIDDHSIKSPDMLERYRLAMVFQSGALLNSLTVAENVGLYLSEHRLMPQTDIDKLVKEKLEALGLKGQEHRMPEELSGGMKKRVAIARALVIDPQVILYDEPTSELDPLIAVTIGQEIKTLNEQSDVTSIVVSHDRDLAFGIADRIAVMHEGKVLQVGTPKELQQSKDPQIQKFLNASFQNLN, translated from the coding sequence ATGAGCCAGGCTGTCTCCAATCAGCACCCCAGCGTCAGCGTCGAGGTTAAGGGACTCCGCAAGAGTTTCCATGGCGTTGAGGTGTTGCATGGCATCGACCTGCAGATCAAGCCGCGTGAGATCTTCGTCATCATGGGGCCCAGCGGGAGCGGCAAGAGTGTGCTGCTCAAACACCTCATCGGTCTCGAGACACCTGATTCCGGCGATGTGCTGATCGACGATCACTCCATCAAATCGCCCGATATGCTGGAGCGCTACCGCCTGGCCATGGTCTTCCAGTCAGGCGCCTTGCTGAACTCTTTGACAGTGGCGGAGAACGTCGGCCTCTATTTGAGCGAGCACCGGCTCATGCCGCAGACAGACATCGACAAGTTGGTGAAGGAGAAGCTCGAGGCGCTCGGTCTGAAAGGGCAGGAGCATCGCATGCCCGAGGAACTTTCCGGAGGCATGAAGAAGCGCGTGGCCATCGCCCGTGCGCTCGTCATCGATCCGCAAGTCATCCTCTATGATGAACCGACCAGCGAGCTGGACCCCCTCATCGCCGTCACCATCGGCCAGGAGATCAAAACCCTGAATGAGCAGAGCGATGTGACCTCCATCGTCGTTTCCCATGATCGTGACCTCGCCTTCGGCATCGCCGATCGCATCGCCGTGATGCACGAGGGTAAAGTCCTGCAAGTAGGGACGCCCAAGGAATTGCAGCAGTCCAAAGATCCGCAGATCCAAAAATTTCTTAACGCCAGTTTCCAAAATTTAAATTAA
- a CDS encoding NIPSNAP family protein, with protein MNRRRFITTTAAAAAITGLTSNLSTAMAADSAKTAKPEYYEWRTYWLKTPEQLALVERHWAKAAIPALNRLGIPAVGAFREQTATTPLKFCVLIPYVSLEQFQTVNDKLAGDAQYQKNGAEYLGVEAKAPAYERIESTLMLAFDGMTKLEVPKLKGQPRMFVLRTYESHNEPAGKKKIEMFNKGEIGIFRRTGLTPVFFGETVLGANRPNLTYLLVFKDMADHDASWNKFRTDAEWVKLKAIPEYADAKIVSKIVKTFLVPAEGSQI; from the coding sequence ATGAACCGTCGCCGTTTTATCACCACCACTGCGGCTGCTGCCGCGATTACCGGCCTCACCTCCAACCTTTCTACTGCCATGGCTGCTGATTCCGCCAAGACCGCGAAACCTGAATACTACGAGTGGCGCACCTATTGGTTGAAGACGCCGGAGCAACTCGCCTTGGTGGAACGCCACTGGGCCAAGGCGGCGATCCCCGCGCTCAATCGATTGGGTATTCCCGCAGTCGGTGCCTTTCGCGAGCAGACGGCGACGACTCCGCTGAAATTCTGCGTGCTCATCCCTTACGTGAGCTTGGAACAATTTCAAACAGTGAACGACAAGCTGGCGGGCGATGCACAATATCAGAAAAACGGCGCTGAGTATCTGGGCGTCGAAGCCAAAGCACCCGCTTACGAACGCATCGAGAGCACGCTCATGCTGGCATTCGACGGCATGACGAAGCTCGAAGTCCCCAAGCTGAAAGGCCAGCCGCGTATGTTCGTATTGCGCACGTACGAGAGCCACAACGAACCGGCGGGCAAAAAGAAGATCGAGATGTTCAACAAGGGCGAGATTGGCATCTTCCGCCGCACCGGTTTGACGCCTGTTTTCTTTGGCGAAACTGTCCTCGGCGCGAATCGCCCGAACCTTACCTATCTGCTCGTCTTCAAGGACATGGCCGATCATGACGCGAGCTGGAATAAGTTCCGGACAGATGCCGAATGGGTGAAGCTGAAAGCGATTCCCGAGTATGCCGATGCCAAGATCGTCTCGAAGATCGTGAAAACGTTTTTAGTCCCCGCAGAAGGTTCACAGATCTAA
- a CDS encoding aldehyde dehydrogenase family protein has protein sequence MQTYQNFIGGEWVPAKSGQAFQNTNPANTREVVAQYAQSGQPDAVAAIEAAKAALAGWSAATSVARGRVLSKASQLIEARKPELAKLLTQEEGKTLAEATGEVQRTADIFRFFGGLSYTVGGQTIPHDLPNNLLYTRREPVGVVALITPWNFPIAIPAWKMAPALLCGNTVIIKPASQAPAMTMELAKVLTEAGLPKGVLNVVTGDGRAVGTELSTNPHVAALSFTGSHKVGSAVYQQLAKNMTRAQMEMGGKNPTIVLADADLDLAARLVAIAGFGLTGQACTATSRVIVEKSVAEAFTAKLVEKAKAIKVGNGLSEGVTMGPTVNEQEFKGNLDYIDIAVKEGATLAWGGQRLTEGDLAHGYFMQPAVLTGVTPTMRIAQEEVFGPVVAIIPVESFEEAMTVANGVDVGLSAAIVTKDIKKAMIYSERIQAGVVKVNQISTGLALQAPFGGVKKSSTDSFKEQGAGAIEFYSRIKTVYLDYSA, from the coding sequence ATGCAGACGTATCAGAATTTCATCGGCGGGGAATGGGTTCCGGCCAAGTCCGGCCAGGCATTTCAAAACACGAATCCGGCGAACACGCGCGAAGTAGTGGCGCAATACGCCCAGAGCGGCCAGCCGGATGCCGTGGCTGCGATCGAAGCGGCGAAGGCCGCTTTGGCCGGGTGGTCGGCTGCAACTTCAGTCGCACGCGGTCGCGTGTTGAGCAAGGCCAGCCAGCTGATCGAAGCGCGCAAGCCCGAACTCGCCAAGCTCCTCACGCAGGAAGAAGGCAAGACGCTCGCGGAAGCCACGGGTGAGGTGCAGCGCACGGCGGATATCTTCCGCTTTTTTGGCGGCTTGAGCTACACCGTGGGAGGTCAGACGATCCCGCACGATCTGCCGAACAACTTGCTTTACACGCGTCGTGAACCAGTCGGTGTGGTCGCGCTCATCACGCCGTGGAATTTCCCGATCGCCATTCCGGCGTGGAAGATGGCCCCGGCACTGCTCTGCGGTAACACCGTGATCATCAAACCAGCCTCCCAGGCACCAGCGATGACGATGGAGCTGGCGAAAGTCTTGACGGAAGCGGGGTTGCCGAAAGGTGTGCTGAACGTGGTGACGGGTGATGGCCGGGCCGTCGGTACGGAGCTTTCCACGAATCCGCACGTTGCTGCGCTCTCATTTACCGGTTCGCACAAGGTGGGTTCGGCGGTATATCAGCAGCTCGCCAAGAACATGACGCGCGCGCAGATGGAGATGGGCGGCAAGAACCCGACCATCGTCCTCGCGGATGCGGATCTCGATCTCGCTGCGCGTCTGGTGGCCATCGCAGGCTTCGGTCTCACCGGCCAGGCTTGTACGGCCACGAGCCGGGTGATCGTGGAGAAGAGCGTGGCGGAAGCGTTCACTGCGAAGCTGGTCGAGAAGGCGAAAGCCATCAAGGTGGGCAATGGCTTGAGCGAAGGTGTGACGATGGGGCCAACCGTGAACGAACAGGAGTTCAAGGGCAACTTGGACTACATCGACATCGCGGTGAAGGAAGGCGCTACGCTCGCCTGGGGCGGCCAACGCCTCACGGAAGGCGATCTCGCACACGGTTACTTCATGCAGCCCGCGGTGCTCACGGGTGTGACACCGACGATGCGCATCGCACAGGAAGAAGTGTTCGGCCCAGTCGTCGCGATCATCCCGGTGGAGAGCTTTGAAGAAGCCATGACGGTGGCCAACGGTGTGGATGTGGGCCTGTCCGCAGCCATCGTGACGAAGGACATCAAGAAGGCCATGATCTATTCCGAGCGCATCCAGGCCGGCGTGGTTAAGGTAAACCAGATCTCGACCGGGCTGGCGCTGCAGGCGCCGTTCGGCGGGGTAAAGAAATCCAGCACGGATTCCTTCAAGGAGCAGGGGGCGGGCGCGATCGAGTTCTATTCGCGCATCAAGACCGTGTATCTGGATTACTCGGCTTAA